In Methanonatronarchaeum sp. AMET-Sl, one genomic interval encodes:
- the hisI gene encoding phosphoribosyl-AMP cyclohydrolase, protein MNGVEFIDIKEQINFKDGLITAVVQDFETDKILMVAHMNEMALNKTIEEGVAHYWSRSRQKLWKKGEESGNTQEVINLYLDCDGDTILLKVNQEGGACHTGHHTCFYRKLTTDGFIEIEERIFNPNEVYGD, encoded by the coding sequence TTGAATGGTGTTGAGTTTATCGATATTAAAGAACAAATAAATTTTAAAGATGGACTTATTACTGCAGTTGTCCAAGATTTTGAAACTGATAAAATTTTAATGGTCGCCCATATGAATGAAATGGCTTTAAATAAAACGATTGAAGAAGGTGTAGCGCATTATTGGAGCCGTAGTCGCCAAAAACTCTGGAAAAAAGGAGAGGAATCTGGAAATACTCAAGAAGTAATTAATTTGTATTTAGATTGTGACGGCGACACCATTTTGTTAAAAGTTAATCAAGAAGGCGGAGCATGTCACACTGGTCACCACACCTGTTTTTATAGGAAATTAACAACAGATGGTTTTATTGAAATTGAGGAAAGGATTTTCAATCCTAATGAAGTTTATGGAGATTAA